The Microbacterium maritypicum genome contains a region encoding:
- a CDS encoding WhiB family transcriptional regulator codes for MTGYRSDVPENWFVDPINLGVPGVRRTDAADDDNALAWQSDALCSQTDPEAFFPEKGGSTRDAKRICTSCDVRGECLEYALNNDERFGIWGGLSERERRKLKRRAS; via the coding sequence ATGACGGGTTACCGTTCAGACGTACCGGAGAACTGGTTCGTCGATCCGATCAACCTCGGCGTTCCCGGGGTGCGGCGCACCGACGCCGCCGACGACGACAACGCCCTCGCCTGGCAGAGCGATGCGCTCTGCTCGCAGACGGACCCCGAGGCGTTCTTCCCCGAGAAGGGCGGATCCACCCGAGACGCCAAGCGGATCTGCACATCGTGCGACGTCCGCGGCGAGTGCCTCGAATACGCTCTCAACAACGATGAGCGATTCGGCATCTGGGGTGGACTCTCCGAGCGCGAGCGCCGCAAGCTCAAGCGCCGCGCGAGCTGA
- the galE gene encoding UDP-glucose 4-epimerase GalE produces the protein MKVLITGGAGYIGSTVATACLEAGHEVVLLDDLSRGLRSFGEGRHLYVGDIADGDLVDSLLADHPDIDAVVHCAARIVVPESVADPLGYYDTNVGKTILLLQRLRDAGIARIVFSSSASVYAGETGEGVDESGRLAPASPYAATKAMIEQILHDASHAGDFRAIALRYFNPIGADPQLRTGLQNPTPSHALGKIMQARAAGEPFTITGTDWPTRDGSGLRDYIHVWDLALAHVAAVERFDDIATAAEPYEVINLGTGDGVTVRELVAAFERVTGEALAVTETERRPGDQAGAFAIVDRAAEVLDWRAQRSVDDGVRDAIAWAEKFRSQI, from the coding sequence ATGAAGGTACTGATCACCGGCGGCGCCGGATACATTGGTTCGACTGTTGCGACCGCGTGCCTCGAGGCCGGTCACGAGGTTGTTCTCCTCGACGACCTCTCCCGAGGCCTCCGTTCCTTCGGTGAAGGGCGGCACCTGTACGTCGGAGATATCGCCGACGGTGATCTGGTCGATTCCCTGCTCGCCGACCACCCTGACATCGATGCCGTCGTCCACTGCGCGGCGCGCATCGTGGTGCCGGAATCCGTCGCGGATCCGCTGGGCTACTACGACACCAACGTCGGCAAGACGATCCTGTTGCTGCAGCGTCTGCGCGACGCCGGGATCGCTCGCATCGTCTTCAGCTCCTCGGCCTCGGTATATGCGGGGGAGACGGGCGAGGGCGTGGACGAGAGCGGGCGGCTCGCCCCGGCGAGTCCCTACGCGGCGACGAAGGCGATGATCGAGCAGATCCTCCACGATGCCTCGCACGCGGGTGACTTCCGAGCGATCGCGTTGCGCTACTTCAACCCGATCGGTGCCGACCCGCAGTTGCGCACCGGCCTTCAGAACCCGACCCCGTCGCATGCGCTGGGCAAGATCATGCAGGCTCGCGCCGCAGGCGAGCCGTTCACCATCACCGGGACCGACTGGCCGACCCGCGACGGTTCCGGGCTTCGCGACTACATCCACGTCTGGGACCTCGCTCTCGCCCACGTCGCCGCAGTGGAGAGATTCGACGACATCGCCACGGCCGCGGAGCCCTACGAGGTGATCAACCTGGGCACGGGAGACGGCGTCACCGTCCGCGAGCTCGTGGCGGCTTTCGAGCGCGTGACCGGAGAGGCCCTCGCCGTGACCGAGACCGAGCGTCGCCCCGGAGATCAGGCCGGCGCCTTCGCGATCGTGGATCGCGCAGCCGAGGTGCTGGACTGGCGTGCGCAGCGCTCGGTGGATGATGGCGTGCGGGACGCGATCGCCTGGGCCGAGAAGTTCCGATCGCAGATCTGA
- a CDS encoding DUF5719 family protein, whose product MSSGTRAFRVAATGARVITGVAVIAACVVGVAAAVHAPWPVVEHDPAQVEVTPVPGDSTLVCNGDLRALGRDSSAPLDMLSAASPTLTTGGTGGDPAAEGLAMTDIPDAGGPQVLTGAVDGRSVPLIAGAESVTIAADDLAGYAALPCGVPRLESWLVGGSIDTGTEDIVTLTNAADVPSTVTLSVYGPARSTRTVIVPARSQAALPLTSFATGNDVPVVKVSAVGAPVRAALQSSLVRVLDPAGIDLQDSVAGPQQKLVFTGVQAFAASGDDAEMAVLRVLSPGVAARVQVTVRAEGGTGAADAFTVPVEADLPSQVSLSGLEPGQYTVEVESDVPLVAAIRQQDGFGLDSDFAWVMPSPELDVDVVFAVPAGPDGRLQLANTSDRDATVTLESLDGGQPQEIVIPAGRTGGLEVPGRTTYRMQTTAPVHAAVTLTGPGALAVLPVQASGAGEKPITVYP is encoded by the coding sequence ATGAGCAGCGGGACCCGCGCATTCCGAGTCGCTGCGACGGGCGCTCGAGTCATCACCGGTGTCGCCGTCATCGCCGCCTGCGTGGTCGGGGTCGCGGCAGCGGTGCACGCGCCATGGCCGGTCGTCGAACACGACCCCGCACAGGTCGAGGTCACGCCCGTTCCCGGCGACAGCACTCTCGTCTGCAACGGCGATCTCCGCGCTCTCGGACGCGACTCGTCGGCCCCGCTGGACATGCTCTCGGCAGCGTCGCCGACCCTGACGACCGGAGGCACGGGGGGAGACCCCGCGGCGGAGGGACTCGCGATGACGGACATCCCGGACGCAGGCGGGCCGCAGGTGCTCACCGGCGCCGTCGACGGACGCTCGGTGCCCCTGATCGCCGGCGCGGAGTCCGTCACGATCGCCGCCGACGACCTCGCGGGGTACGCTGCGCTGCCCTGCGGGGTGCCGCGGTTGGAATCCTGGCTGGTCGGGGGGAGTATCGATACCGGCACCGAGGACATCGTCACGCTCACGAACGCGGCCGATGTCCCGTCGACGGTGACACTCTCGGTGTACGGACCCGCCCGCAGCACCCGGACGGTCATCGTCCCCGCCCGGTCGCAGGCAGCTCTCCCGCTCACATCGTTCGCCACCGGCAACGACGTGCCCGTGGTCAAGGTGAGCGCGGTGGGCGCACCGGTGCGAGCCGCCCTCCAGTCCTCGCTCGTGCGCGTTCTCGATCCTGCCGGCATCGACCTCCAGGACTCGGTGGCGGGGCCGCAGCAGAAACTCGTCTTCACGGGAGTGCAAGCCTTCGCGGCCAGCGGCGATGATGCGGAGATGGCCGTCCTGCGAGTGCTCTCACCGGGTGTCGCCGCGCGCGTCCAGGTGACGGTGCGCGCGGAGGGCGGTACGGGCGCCGCTGACGCGTTCACGGTCCCGGTCGAGGCCGATCTGCCCTCCCAGGTGTCGCTTTCCGGCCTCGAGCCCGGGCAGTACACCGTCGAGGTCGAATCCGACGTGCCGCTGGTCGCCGCGATCAGGCAGCAGGACGGATTCGGTCTCGACTCGGACTTCGCCTGGGTGATGCCCTCCCCGGAGCTCGACGTCGACGTGGTGTTCGCTGTTCCGGCCGGCCCCGACGGCCGACTGCAGCTGGCGAACACGTCCGACCGCGATGCGACGGTGACGCTCGAATCCCTCGACGGCGGCCAGCCGCAGGAGATCGTCATCCCGGCGGGACGCACCGGCGGGCTCGAGGTGCCGGGGCGGACCACCTATCGGATGCAGACGACAGCCCCCGTGCATGCTGCGGTGACCCTCACGGGACCCGGGGCGCTCGCGGTGCTGCCCGTTCAGGCGAGCGGTGCCGGAGAGAAGCCGATCACGGTCTATCCCTGA
- a CDS encoding O-antigen ligase family protein has translation MAQYTKHPVSAPPTAPERESTGHLLLRGYAILVLFVTFAHSAVYNLLGRDGAAITLAVFTLATLAIGIPMLARNRPQPFRWRRLPWTALGYTTLALVSVAWSQWRGPTIITWVLLAAVTVNGLFLAHVLTWHEIVRALSSAFKWILGLSLAIELWVSLVLHGPLLPNFLTLPDGKIDPQWYWVRDNLFDGGRIQGIVGNANLLAIISLFALITFGVLFAARARWRTTLALWMLLAAYFLLRTASATALVCAAAVALVLVVALAMRRARTPGARTRIYVVAIGGTAIAGLGAWLLREPLLGLLGRSADLTGRSDKIWTKVLQRAGEHPVFGNGFSSPWIPEDPAFDEWITDHGITVFHAHNMWLDVLLQLGVVGVILMAVAYGTLLWRSWFFAVDRPRWDLDGERPFSPLTLLPNLFTVVLLVQGFSESTPIMLWGWLLLVLLSFKLKSVPLVGVGERDLLFERGARQRRVP, from the coding sequence ATGGCCCAGTACACGAAGCATCCGGTGTCTGCCCCACCAACCGCGCCGGAGCGCGAGTCGACGGGGCATCTGCTGCTGCGCGGCTATGCGATCCTCGTCCTCTTCGTCACGTTCGCCCACTCGGCCGTGTACAACCTGCTCGGACGGGATGGCGCCGCGATCACGCTCGCCGTGTTCACCCTCGCGACCCTCGCCATCGGCATCCCGATGCTCGCCCGGAACCGTCCGCAGCCGTTCCGCTGGCGCCGCCTGCCCTGGACCGCGCTCGGATACACGACCCTGGCCCTCGTCTCGGTCGCCTGGTCGCAGTGGCGCGGCCCGACGATCATCACCTGGGTGCTGCTCGCGGCCGTCACCGTGAACGGGCTCTTCCTCGCTCACGTGCTCACCTGGCATGAGATCGTCCGGGCCCTGTCCTCGGCGTTCAAGTGGATCCTGGGCCTCTCGCTGGCGATCGAGCTCTGGGTCTCGCTGGTGCTGCACGGCCCGCTGCTTCCGAACTTCCTCACGCTGCCGGACGGCAAGATCGACCCGCAGTGGTACTGGGTGCGCGACAACCTGTTCGACGGCGGGCGGATCCAGGGCATCGTGGGCAACGCCAACCTCCTGGCGATCATCTCGCTCTTCGCGCTCATCACGTTCGGTGTCCTGTTCGCGGCGCGGGCCCGGTGGCGCACCACCCTCGCCCTGTGGATGCTGCTCGCGGCCTACTTCCTCCTGCGCACGGCATCAGCCACCGCGCTCGTGTGCGCAGCCGCGGTCGCGCTGGTCCTCGTCGTCGCACTGGCGATGCGGCGTGCGCGCACGCCCGGCGCCCGCACCCGGATCTACGTGGTCGCCATCGGCGGCACGGCGATCGCAGGGCTGGGAGCCTGGCTGCTTCGGGAGCCGCTGCTGGGTCTTCTCGGCCGGAGTGCGGATCTCACCGGCCGCTCCGACAAGATCTGGACGAAGGTGCTGCAGCGCGCGGGCGAGCACCCGGTCTTCGGCAACGGGTTCTCGAGTCCCTGGATCCCCGAAGACCCGGCCTTCGACGAGTGGATCACCGACCACGGCATCACCGTCTTCCATGCCCACAACATGTGGCTGGACGTGCTCCTCCAGCTCGGCGTCGTCGGTGTCATCCTGATGGCCGTCGCGTACGGCACGCTGCTGTGGCGCTCCTGGTTCTTCGCCGTCGACCGACCCCGCTGGGACCTCGACGGCGAGCGCCCCTTCTCCCCGCTCACCCTCCTGCCCAACCTGTTCACGGTGGTACTGCTCGTGCAGGGCTTCTCCGAGTCGACGCCGATCATGCTGTGGGGCTGGCTGCTCCTGGTGCTGCTGTCATTCAAGCTCAAGTCGGTGCCGCTGGTAGGGGTCGGCGAACGCGACCTCCTGTTCGAACGCGGCGCTCGGCAGCGGCGGGTGCCGTGA
- the manA gene encoding mannose-6-phosphate isomerase, class I, with product MLLSLTNTPRDYAWGSDSLLADLEGRTPTGAPEAEVWFGDHPGDPADVAEGGTLDQVTGGTLPYLLKLLAAGRPLSIQVHPTIEQARDGWARESALASDDPRRNYRDDNHKPELLVALSERFESLSGLRPVSDTLSLLEALDDSDGVQQLRARLSAEGDALRDVIAWVLGGEALTEVEEIIAAIVAASTRADAGEWGTTLRAIAGVARTYPGDPGVVVALLMNHVVLKRGEGVFLRAGLLHAYLSGLGVEIMAASDNVLRGGLTPKRIDVPELLSILDTTPGEVPVLRGEGEGPITSYPVPVPDFALERVVLDGAPIGLEISGPTMVLATAGEVAVASNTGNEVALQVGTVAFADSAEGSLTVSGVGEVFVAGPGR from the coding sequence ATGCTGCTGAGCCTCACGAACACTCCCCGCGACTACGCCTGGGGATCGGACTCGCTTCTCGCCGACCTCGAAGGCCGCACGCCGACCGGCGCACCGGAGGCCGAGGTCTGGTTCGGAGACCACCCCGGCGACCCCGCCGATGTGGCCGAGGGCGGCACGCTCGATCAGGTCACAGGGGGCACGCTCCCGTACCTGCTCAAGCTGCTCGCGGCGGGGCGCCCGCTCTCGATCCAGGTGCACCCGACGATCGAGCAGGCTCGCGACGGTTGGGCCAGGGAGAGCGCCCTCGCCTCGGACGACCCGCGGCGCAACTATCGGGACGACAACCACAAGCCGGAGCTCCTCGTCGCCCTCAGCGAGCGGTTCGAGTCGCTGAGCGGGCTGCGACCCGTCTCCGACACGCTCTCCCTGCTGGAGGCGCTCGACGACAGCGACGGCGTCCAGCAGCTGCGGGCGCGTCTGAGCGCCGAGGGCGATGCGCTGCGTGACGTGATCGCGTGGGTGCTCGGCGGCGAGGCGCTCACCGAGGTGGAGGAGATCATCGCCGCGATCGTCGCGGCCTCGACGCGCGCCGACGCGGGGGAGTGGGGCACCACACTCCGCGCGATCGCGGGTGTGGCGCGGACCTATCCGGGCGACCCGGGCGTCGTCGTGGCGCTTCTGATGAACCACGTCGTGCTGAAGCGAGGAGAGGGAGTCTTCCTGCGCGCCGGTCTGCTGCACGCGTACCTCTCCGGCCTCGGCGTGGAGATCATGGCCGCGAGCGACAACGTTCTGCGCGGCGGCCTCACCCCCAAGCGCATCGACGTGCCCGAACTCCTCTCGATCCTCGACACCACGCCCGGCGAGGTGCCCGTGCTGCGAGGGGAGGGTGAGGGGCCGATCACGTCCTATCCCGTTCCGGTGCCCGACTTCGCTCTCGAGCGGGTCGTCCTCGACGGCGCGCCGATCGGGCTCGAGATCTCGGGACCGACCATGGTGCTCGCGACCGCCGGCGAGGTCGCTGTGGCCTCGAACACGGGGAACGAGGTCGCGCTCCAGGTCGGCACCGTCGCGTTCGCCGATTCCGCGGAGGGGTCCCTCACCGTCTCGGGCGTCGGAGAGGTGTTCGTCGCGGGCCCCGGGCGCTGA
- a CDS encoding DUF3499 family protein gives MDGRLCSKVGCAREAVATLTYDYGDQMAALGPLGAANDPQAHDLCSPHADRLSVPAGWLVVRHEALRA, from the coding sequence ATGGACGGACGACTGTGCTCGAAGGTCGGCTGCGCGCGAGAAGCCGTGGCCACCCTCACCTACGACTACGGCGACCAGATGGCGGCCCTCGGCCCGCTCGGTGCCGCGAATGACCCTCAGGCGCATGATCTGTGTTCTCCGCACGCGGACCGGCTCTCGGTTCCCGCCGGTTGGCTCGTCGTGCGTCACGAGGCTCTGCGCGCCTGA
- a CDS encoding efflux RND transporter periplasmic adaptor subunit — protein sequence MIVWRRWIFPLLLVVIFGACAAALVKIAFFPDRAESVVSPETSVTDPIVAVERGSVVNALSLSGNVARDDAYAVRGELNGTVLAVHVGEGAAVAAGQKLYTVRQDDPRKDIDVLAPEAGDVSELAIVKGQTTTVGTETYKLTPARYHLLATVDPVQLYRLVNAPTEATVTITGGPAPFACTGVGVQVTAEGTASVRCAVPADQTVFAGLPAKMDLALGQVDDALVIPVTAVQGGAGSGKVWVDAGDGSDPEERSVTLGVNDGVMVEVTEGLAEGDSIRQFVPGFVAPVEEFCYEVSPGVEQCDSGMSW from the coding sequence GTGATCGTCTGGCGTCGCTGGATCTTCCCCCTGCTTCTCGTCGTGATCTTCGGAGCGTGCGCAGCCGCTCTCGTCAAGATCGCCTTCTTCCCCGACCGCGCGGAGAGCGTCGTCAGCCCCGAGACCTCTGTCACGGATCCGATCGTCGCAGTGGAACGCGGGTCGGTGGTGAACGCCCTGAGCCTGAGCGGGAACGTCGCGCGTGACGACGCCTACGCCGTGCGTGGGGAGCTCAACGGCACGGTGCTCGCCGTGCACGTGGGGGAGGGGGCGGCGGTGGCTGCCGGCCAGAAGCTCTACACCGTGCGCCAGGACGACCCGCGCAAGGACATCGATGTGCTCGCGCCCGAGGCCGGCGACGTGTCGGAGCTCGCCATCGTCAAGGGACAGACCACCACGGTCGGGACCGAGACCTACAAGCTCACCCCGGCCCGATACCATCTGCTGGCCACCGTCGATCCCGTGCAGCTGTACCGCCTCGTCAACGCCCCGACCGAGGCGACCGTCACGATCACGGGCGGCCCGGCGCCTTTCGCGTGCACCGGCGTCGGGGTGCAGGTGACGGCGGAGGGCACCGCGAGCGTGCGCTGCGCGGTACCTGCGGACCAGACGGTCTTCGCCGGGCTCCCGGCGAAGATGGATCTCGCGCTCGGTCAGGTCGACGATGCGCTCGTGATCCCGGTCACGGCTGTCCAGGGCGGCGCGGGATCCGGCAAGGTGTGGGTCGACGCGGGCGACGGGTCCGACCCCGAGGAGCGGTCCGTGACGCTCGGCGTCAATGACGGCGTCATGGTCGAGGTGACGGAGGGACTGGCTGAGGGAGACAGCATCCGCCAGTTCGTGCCCGGCTTCGTCGCTCCGGTCGAGGAGTTCTGCTACGAGGTCTCCCCGGGAGTGGAGCAGTGCGACAGCGGGATGAGCTGGTGA
- a CDS encoding O-antigen ligase family protein has translation MTPVRPFVRLLGSVELARAFTLAALTAVFGSYAIRQMTSAVTLGTIIAVLCVLGASILWVRREELSLLRIAPSSLLAFLAWTLVSFFWTTDKSDTLFGWMSLFGYAFLAITIGHIRDTLQTVRAIGDTLRVLLAASLAVEILSGVLLDLPFTFLGIQGDLAAGGPIQGLFGSRNMLGFIAVIALITFVIEWRTHSVNAPLSVVSIGLAGFLAVLSSSPTVLVLAGAVGVAVVALTIVRHAPPERRAIVQWVLAAVVALALAAAFALRHQIIALLDAGSDFSLRGSLWNTILDFVAVKPIQGWGWFGDWARGEYPFTYINFQLDERHQSALNAFFDVLLQLGAAGLVVFLLLGGVALIRSWLVASTRRSVVYAWTPIMLVTLAVDSMFESFTLVGAGWFMLVLCALRAGQSRSWRENIDAAHTGAIPTLRPQK, from the coding sequence GTGACGCCGGTGCGCCCGTTCGTCCGCCTGCTCGGATCGGTGGAGCTGGCCCGTGCGTTCACGCTCGCGGCGCTGACGGCGGTGTTCGGGTCGTACGCGATCCGGCAGATGACATCGGCCGTCACGCTGGGGACGATCATCGCCGTGCTGTGCGTACTGGGCGCGTCGATCCTCTGGGTACGCCGAGAGGAGCTCTCGCTGCTGCGCATCGCGCCGTCCTCCCTGCTGGCGTTTCTCGCATGGACACTCGTGAGCTTCTTCTGGACGACCGACAAGTCCGACACGCTCTTCGGCTGGATGTCGCTGTTCGGCTACGCGTTCCTGGCCATCACGATCGGACACATCCGCGACACCCTCCAGACCGTCCGGGCGATCGGAGACACTCTCCGCGTGCTGCTGGCCGCATCCCTCGCCGTAGAGATCCTCTCCGGCGTCCTGCTCGACCTGCCGTTCACATTCCTCGGCATCCAGGGCGATCTCGCGGCGGGGGGTCCGATCCAGGGCCTGTTCGGCAGCCGCAACATGCTCGGCTTCATCGCGGTCATCGCGCTGATCACGTTCGTGATCGAGTGGCGCACGCATTCGGTGAACGCACCGCTCTCCGTGGTCTCGATCGGCCTGGCCGGGTTCCTGGCCGTACTCTCTTCCTCGCCGACGGTCCTAGTTCTCGCCGGTGCCGTCGGTGTCGCGGTCGTCGCGCTCACGATCGTCCGCCATGCCCCGCCGGAGCGACGAGCGATCGTACAGTGGGTGCTCGCTGCAGTCGTGGCCCTCGCTCTCGCCGCCGCCTTCGCCCTGCGCCACCAGATCATCGCGCTGCTCGACGCCGGTTCCGACTTCTCCCTGCGCGGCTCCCTGTGGAACACGATCCTCGACTTCGTCGCGGTCAAGCCGATTCAGGGCTGGGGCTGGTTCGGCGACTGGGCTCGCGGCGAGTACCCGTTCACGTACATCAACTTCCAGCTCGACGAACGCCATCAGAGTGCGCTGAACGCCTTCTTCGATGTGCTCCTGCAACTCGGCGCCGCCGGCCTGGTCGTGTTCCTGCTCCTGGGCGGCGTCGCCCTGATCCGCTCCTGGCTCGTCGCGAGCACGCGCCGCTCCGTGGTCTACGCCTGGACGCCCATCATGCTCGTCACCCTCGCGGTCGACTCGATGTTCGAGAGCTTCACCCTGGTGGGTGCGGGATGGTTCATGCTGGTGCTGTGCGCCCTGCGCGCCGGACAATCGCGGTCCTGGCGCGAGAACATCGATGCGGCGCACACGGGCGCGATCCCGACGCTGCGGCCTCAGAAGTAG
- a CDS encoding glycosyltransferase — MPARVHAIIVARTGSSSRAQLLRTLEALRAQTTPAAAVTLVVCGDASSVRESEAVASTVEGIIEARATTSFAEAVELARPRVAEGSAIWLLAQDTAPHPRALERLSGTLERSPSAAIIAPKLVATDNDREIVSLGVSMTTLGRSVELAAGELDQGQHDRSDDALGADVRGLLIRGEVRDALRPDPALAGADEGLDLGVRARLGGGRVVLAPSARISVSPGGPAALPSGRSRRAYVTRLAQLHRRLVYAPAAAVPLHWLSLLPLALWRSVTDLVGKRPEAVLPEWGGALTAMFRFGAIARSRARIRAFRTSTWASIAPLRVTSSELRRRLDDGHGSEGGAVSELRFFSGGGAWAVLAALVVSIASFTSLLAWPTLGGGGLLPLRQTVAALWSDAAWGVRDVAVGLVGPADPFAAVVAVLGSLWPAGPSFAMVLLWLLALPLAVLGGWFAATRVTDREGLRIFAGVAWALAPTFLTALIDGRPTAVLVHLLLPWLFHSAVVAHRSWGAAGSASLLLAAVIACAPSLAPALALLWIIALGIVLGTAQFRGAGRLLWLPLPTVALVAPLAIWQLSHGTPLALLGDPGLIWAGPQAAADAVGRLALAGGFPTEALAGWMDVIPAPIAAWAPLLCAPLAALALGAAVAPRWRAGITLLVVALSGLATAFLAVGVTVSFAQGTPVAIWPGTGLSLAWIGVVGAAVVTLDTALTLPRLRILAAVVAASALAVCAVPALSALHMDRSVLTNGPDSTLPAYVAAQAAGDRPIATLVLTPQNDGGLAAEVAWGASETLGSQSTMLSTAVEPQGADISGLAVDLLSARDFDAPGELAQMGISYVLVAQVPGEGDKARTLRTAAVASIDQRAGLVHAGTTDRGVLWRLEAEVAAQSSMTSSQQGTARLVITLQLLAVFAALLLSIPTRASRRAARAQSRIVGRVADEPIVLPRHAEDRELFDDVPVGSIEDPQDEPALNDEAMAPIAEPVIDDAPAPSVEASTAIDEQHPKSTEEDR, encoded by the coding sequence ATGCCAGCCCGAGTTCACGCCATCATCGTCGCGCGCACTGGATCCTCTTCCCGAGCGCAACTCCTCCGCACTCTCGAAGCCCTCCGCGCCCAGACCACGCCCGCAGCCGCCGTGACCCTCGTCGTCTGCGGCGATGCGTCGTCCGTGCGCGAGAGCGAGGCAGTGGCGAGCACCGTCGAGGGGATCATCGAGGCGCGCGCCACCACGTCCTTCGCTGAAGCCGTGGAACTGGCGCGACCGCGTGTCGCCGAAGGATCGGCGATCTGGCTGCTCGCGCAGGACACGGCGCCGCATCCGCGGGCGCTGGAGCGTCTGAGCGGCACGCTGGAGCGCTCGCCCTCCGCGGCCATCATCGCTCCCAAACTCGTCGCCACGGACAACGACCGTGAGATCGTCTCCCTGGGCGTCAGCATGACCACGCTCGGGCGCTCGGTCGAACTCGCCGCAGGGGAACTCGACCAGGGACAGCACGACCGCTCCGACGATGCCCTCGGCGCCGATGTGCGAGGCCTCCTCATTCGGGGTGAGGTCCGCGACGCCCTGCGCCCGGATCCCGCACTCGCCGGTGCCGACGAAGGACTCGATCTCGGTGTGCGCGCCCGCCTGGGTGGAGGCCGCGTCGTGCTCGCACCGAGCGCGCGGATATCCGTCTCTCCCGGCGGGCCTGCCGCGCTGCCGTCCGGCCGATCGCGCCGGGCCTACGTGACCCGCCTCGCTCAACTGCACCGGCGCCTGGTCTACGCACCGGCGGCTGCCGTGCCGCTGCATTGGCTCAGCCTGCTTCCGCTCGCGCTGTGGCGATCTGTCACCGACCTCGTCGGAAAGCGGCCGGAGGCCGTTCTGCCCGAATGGGGGGGCGCGCTCACGGCCATGTTCCGCTTCGGCGCGATCGCGCGCTCCCGTGCCAGGATCAGGGCCTTCCGCACGTCGACCTGGGCCAGCATCGCGCCGCTGCGCGTGACCTCGTCCGAGCTGCGACGGCGTCTGGACGACGGTCACGGCAGCGAGGGCGGTGCGGTCAGTGAACTGCGATTCTTCTCCGGAGGTGGAGCCTGGGCCGTGCTGGCGGCGCTCGTCGTCAGCATCGCGTCCTTCACGAGTCTGCTGGCTTGGCCGACGCTCGGGGGAGGAGGACTGCTCCCTCTCCGGCAGACCGTCGCCGCACTCTGGAGCGACGCGGCATGGGGAGTGCGCGACGTCGCCGTCGGCCTCGTCGGACCCGCCGATCCCTTCGCCGCCGTCGTGGCGGTGCTCGGCTCGCTCTGGCCTGCCGGTCCGTCCTTCGCCATGGTGCTGCTGTGGCTCCTCGCGCTCCCGCTCGCGGTCCTGGGCGGGTGGTTCGCCGCCACGCGCGTGACCGACCGCGAGGGGCTGCGCATCTTCGCCGGCGTCGCCTGGGCTCTCGCGCCCACCTTTCTCACCGCTCTGATCGACGGACGTCCGACCGCGGTGCTCGTTCACCTCCTGCTTCCCTGGCTCTTCCACAGCGCCGTCGTCGCGCACAGGTCGTGGGGCGCGGCCGGAAGCGCGTCCCTCCTCCTCGCCGCCGTCATCGCCTGCGCGCCGTCGCTGGCCCCCGCCCTCGCCCTGCTCTGGATCATCGCGCTGGGCATCGTGTTGGGAACCGCGCAGTTCCGAGGTGCGGGACGACTGCTCTGGCTGCCGCTGCCGACCGTCGCGCTCGTCGCGCCGCTCGCGATCTGGCAGCTCTCCCACGGCACGCCTCTCGCACTCCTGGGAGACCCGGGACTCATCTGGGCGGGGCCCCAGGCCGCGGCGGATGCCGTCGGGCGTCTCGCACTCGCCGGGGGGTTCCCGACGGAGGCGCTGGCCGGCTGGATGGACGTGATCCCCGCACCGATCGCCGCCTGGGCACCGCTGCTGTGCGCCCCCCTCGCCGCGCTCGCGCTCGGCGCGGCGGTGGCTCCGCGGTGGCGAGCGGGCATCACGCTGCTCGTCGTCGCGCTCTCCGGGCTTGCGACGGCGTTCCTCGCGGTCGGCGTCACGGTGAGTTTCGCCCAGGGCACTCCGGTCGCGATCTGGCCGGGCACGGGCCTCAGCCTGGCCTGGATCGGTGTGGTCGGCGCGGCTGTCGTCACCTTGGACACCGCTCTCACCCTTCCCCGGCTGCGGATCCTCGCCGCCGTCGTCGCAGCATCCGCCCTGGCGGTCTGCGCGGTCCCTGCGCTCAGCGCACTGCACATGGACCGTTCGGTGCTCACCAACGGCCCCGATTCCACGCTGCCGGCGTACGTCGCGGCGCAGGCCGCGGGCGATCGGCCGATCGCGACCCTCGTGCTCACCCCTCAGAACGACGGCGGGCTCGCCGCAGAGGTGGCTTGGGGCGCGAGCGAGACGCTGGGTTCGCAGTCGACCATGCTCTCCACCGCCGTCGAGCCGCAGGGCGCCGACATCTCCGGCCTCGCTGTGGATCTCCTCTCGGCCCGTGACTTCGATGCTCCCGGAGAGCTGGCGCAGATGGGCATCAGCTACGTGCTGGTCGCCCAGGTTCCGGGCGAGGGCGACAAGGCGAGGACTCTGCGTACGGCCGCGGTCGCCTCGATCGACCAGCGCGCCGGACTCGTCCACGCGGGAACGACCGATCGTGGCGTGCTCTGGCGGCTCGAGGCCGAGGTGGCCGCGCAGTCGTCGATGACCTCGAGCCAGCAGGGCACCGCACGACTCGTGATCACCCTCCAGCTGCTGGCGGTCTTCGCCGCGCTCCTGCTGTCGATCCCGACCCGTGCGTCACGCCGTGCGGCGCGCGCGCAGTCCCGGATCGTCGGTCGCGTAGCCGACGAGCCGATCGTCCTGCCGCGGCACGCGGAGGACAGGGAGCTCTTCGACGACGTCCCGGTCGGGTCGATCGAGGATCCCCAGGATGAGCCCGCCCTGAACGACGAGGCGATGGCCCCGATCGCCGAGCCGGTGATCGATGACGCGCCGGCACCGAGTGTCGAAGCATCGACCGCCATCGATGAGCAGCACCCGAAGTCGACCGAGGAGGACCGATGA